One segment of Tachyglossus aculeatus isolate mTacAcu1 chromosome 16, mTacAcu1.pri, whole genome shotgun sequence DNA contains the following:
- the LOC119938502 gene encoding cytochrome c oxidase copper chaperone, protein MSSLATVACDSGSSDKPEKKPLKPCCACPETKKVRDACIIEKGEEHCGHLIEAHKDCMRALGFKI, encoded by the exons ATGTCCAGTCTAGCCACCGTCGCGTGCGATTCCGGCTCTTCTGACAAGCCGGAGAAGAAGCCCCTGAAGCCGTGCTGCGCTTGCCCGGAGACCAAGAAAGTGCGGGACGCCTG CATCatcgagaagggggaagagcactgCGGCCACCTGATCGAAGCCCACAAGGACTGCATGCGTGCCCTGGGCTTCAAGATATAA